One genomic segment of Helianthus annuus cultivar XRQ/B chromosome 14, HanXRQr2.0-SUNRISE, whole genome shotgun sequence includes these proteins:
- the LOC110904801 gene encoding UDP-glycosyltransferase 76G1, which yields METTVGRHRRVIMFPLPYQGHVNPMFQLANLLYSKGFSITIFHTNFNKPKTSNYPHFTFRFILDNDPHDERYANLPLQGMGAFSRIILFNKCGADQLRHQLELELSAKDEPPVSCLITDASWHFAQSVADCLNLPRLVLRTSSLFCFLIYASIPFLDDLGYFNLSDNTATPLLDGLGYNNVPDDKRLEEQVAEFPVLKVKDVIKIGFKKDNDGMGDIISNMVKQTKASSGIIWNSFKELEQLQLETIRRDIPAPCFLIPFAKHFTTASSSLLDQDRSFLPWLDQQPRNSIVYISFGSVAQVEEKHFVEMVHGLVDSKQSFLWVVRPGFVSGSTWLEPLPDGFPGERGRIVKWAPQQEVLGHEAIGAFWTHSGWNSTVESVCEGVPMICSPFWGDQPLDARYVSDVWKVGVYLENGWKREEITNAIRRVMADEEMREKSRGLKQKLDASLIEGGSSYESVESLVDYISSF from the exons atggAGACTACCGTTGGCCGCCACCGGAGAGTAATTATGTTTCCGTTACCATATCAAGGCCACGTAAACCCGATGTTTCAGCTTGCTAATCTTCTTTACTCTAAAGGATTCAGCATCACCATCTTTCACACCAACTTCAACAAGCCCAAAACCTCCAACTACCCTCACTTCACTTTCAGATTCATCCTCGACAACGATCCACACGATGAACGCTACGCCAATTTACCGCTGCAAGGCATGGGGGCGTTTTCTCGAATTATCTTATTCAATAAATGCGGGGCGGATCAATTACGCCACCAACTGGAACTGGAACTGTCGGCGAAAGATGAACCACCTGTGTCGTGTTTAATCACTGATGCCTCTTGGCACTTCGCGCAATCAGTCGCTGATTGCCTTAACCTCCCTCGGCTTGTTTTGAGGACAAGTAGCCTGTTCTGTTTTCTTATTTATGCTTCAATACCCTTTCTTGATGATCTTGGTTACTTCAATCTTTCCGACAACACCGCTACACCTCTTCTTGATGGTCTTGGTTATAACAATGTTCCTGACGATAAAC GTCTGGAAGAACAAGTGGCGGAGTTTCCTGTGTTGAAAGTGAAAGACGTCATAAAGATCGGGTTCAAGAAAGACAATGACGGCATGGGAGACATAATCAGTAACATGGTGAAACAGACGAAAGCATCTTCCGGAATCATCTGGAACTCCTTCAAGGAACTGGAACAGCTTCAGCTCGAAACCATTCGTCGTGACATTCCCGCACCATGTTTCCTGATACCATTCGCGAAGCATTTTACAACCGCATCCAGCAGCTTACTAGACCAAGATCGATCCTTTTTGCCTTGGTTAGACCAACAACCACGTAATTCCATAGTTTATATTAGTTTTGGTAGTGTTGCTCAAGTGGAGGAGAAACATTTTGTGGAAATGGTTCATGGGTTGGTTGATAGTAAGCAGTCGTTTTTATGGGTGGTTCGACCTGGGTTCGTTAGCGGTTCAACATGGCTTGAGCCATTGCCTGATGGGTTCCCAGGTGAGAGGGGGCGGATTGTGAAATGGGCTCCTCAGCAAGAAGTGCTAGGACATGAAGCAATTGGTGCGTTTTGGACACATAGTGGATGGAACTCGACGGTTGAAAGTGTTTGTGAAGGTGTTCCTATGATTTGTTCGCCTTTTTGGGGAGATCAACCGTTGGATGCGAGATACGTGAGCGATGTATGGAAGGTTGGGGTGTATTTGGAGAACGGGTGGAAAAGAGAAGAGATAACAAATGCGATAAGAAGAGTGATGGCGGATGAAGAAATGAGAGAAAAGTCAAGAGGTTTGAAACAAAAATTGGATGCTTCTTTGATCGAAGGTGGCTCTTCGTATGAATCAGTGGAGTCTCTAGTTGATTATATATCTTCATTCTAA
- the LOC110904800 gene encoding UDP-glycosyltransferase 76G1, with product METTVGRHRRVIMFPLPYQGHVNPMFQLANLLYSKGFSITIFHTNFNKPKTSNYPHFTFRFILDNDPHDERYANLPLQGMGAFSRIFLFNKCGADQLRHQLELELSAKDEPPVSCLITDASWHFTQSVADSLNLPRLVLRTSSLFCFLIYASIPLLDDLGYFNLSDNTATPLLDGLGYNNVPDDERLEEQVAEFPVLKVKDVIKIGFKKDNDGMGDIISNMVKQTKASSGIIWNSFKELEQLQLETIRRDIPAPCFLIPFARHFTTASSSLLDHDRSFFPWLDQQPRNSVVYISFGSVAQVEEKHFMEMVHGLVDSKQSFLWVVRPGFVSGSTWLEPLPDGFPGEGGRIVEWAPQQEVLGHEAIGAFWTHSGWNSTVESVCEGVPMICSPFWGDQPLDARYVSDAWKVGVYLENGWKREEITNAIRRVMVDEEMRERSRVLKRKLDASLIEGGSSYESVESLVDYISSF from the exons atggAGACTACCGTTGGCCGCCACCGGAGAGTAATTATGTTTCCGTTACCATATCAAGGCCACGTAAACCCGATGTTTCAGCTTGctaatcttctctactctaaaGGCTTCAGTATCACCATCTTTCACACCAACTTCAACAAGCCCAAAACCTCCAACTACCCTCACTTCACTTTCAGATTCATCCTCGACAACGATCCACACGATGAACGCTACGCCAATTTACCGCTGCAAGGCATGGGGGCGTTTTCTCGAATTTTCTTATTCAATAAATGCGGGGCGGATCAATTACGCCACCAACTGGAACTGGAACTGTCGGCGAAAGATGAACCACCTGTGTCATGTTTAATCACTGATGCCTCTTGGCACTTCACGCAATCAGTCGCTGATAGTCTTAACCTCCCTCGGCTTGTTTTGAGGACAAGTAGCCTGTTCTGTTTTCTTATTTATGCTTCAATACCCCTTCTTGATGATCTTGGTTACTTCAATCTTTCCGACAACACCGCTACACCTCTTCTTGATGGTCTTGGTTATAACAATGTTCCTGACGACGAAC GTCTGGAAGAACAAGTCGCGGAGTTTCCTGTGTTGAAAGTGAAAGACGTCATAAAGATCGGGTTCAAGAAAGACAACGACGGCATGGGAGACATAATCAGTAACATGGTGAAACAGACGAAAGCATCTTCCGGAATCATCTGGAACTCCTTCAAGGAACTGGAACAGCTTCAGCTCGAAACCATTCGTCGTGACATTCCCGCACCATGTTTCCTGATACCATTCGCGAGGCATTTTACAACCGCATCCAGCAGCTTACTAGACCACGATCGATCCTTTTTCCCTTGGTTAGACCAACAACCACGTAATTCCGTAGTATATATTAGTTTTGGTAGTGTTGCTCAAGTGGAGGAGAAACATTTTATGGAAATGGTTCATGGGTTGGTGGATAGTAAGCAGTCGTTTTTATGGGTGGTTCGACCTGGGTTCGTTAGCGGTTCAACATGGCTTGAGCCATTGCCTGATGGGTTCCCAGGTGAGGGGGGGCGGATTGTGGAATGGGCTCCTCAGCAAGAAGTGCTAGGACATGAAGCAATTGGTGCGTTTTGGACACATAGTGGATGGAACTCGACGGTTGAAAGTGTTTGTGAAGGTGTTCCTATGATTTGCTCGCCTTTTTGGGGAGATCAACCATTGGATGCGAGATACGTGAGCGATGCCTGGAAGGTTGGGGTGTATTTGGAGAACGGGTGGAAAAGAGAAGAGATAACAAATGCGATAAGAAGAGTGATGGTGGATGAAGAAATGAGAGAAAGGTCAAGAGTTTTGAAACGAAAATTGGATGCTTCTTTGATCGAAGGTGGCTCTTCGTATGAATCAGTGGAGTCTCTAGTTGATTATATATCTTCATTCTAA
- the LOC110904799 gene encoding UDP-glycosyltransferase 76G1 — protein sequence METQTETTNTVRRNRRIIFFPLPYQGHINPMLQLANLLYSKGFSITILHTNFNKPKTSNYPHFTFKFILDNDPHDGRYSNLPLHGMGAFNRVFVFNEDGADELRHELELLMLASKEDDEHVSCLITDALWHFTQSVADSLSLPRLVLRTSSLFSFLIYASIPLLDDRGYLSLSDNTMALILDGLGYHDLSDNKRLEEQVEEFPMLKVKDIVKMGFKREKDGAGGMIDNMVKQTKTSSGIIWNSFKELEESELETIRRDIPAPSFPIPFAKHFTASSSSLLEHDRSFFPWLDQQPPKSVVYVSFGSVAQVEEKHFMEMVHGLVDSKQLFLWVVRPGFVSGSTWLEPLPDGFPGERGRIVKWAPQQEVLGHEAIGAFWTHGGWNSTLESVCEGVPMICSPFWGDQPLDARYVSDVWKVGVYLENGWKREEITGAIRRVMTDEEMRERARVLKQKLDVSLMKGGSSYESVESLVAYVSSF from the exons ATGGAGACCCAAACAGAGACCACCAACACTGTTCGCCGGAACCGAAGAATAATATTCTTCCCGTTACCATATCAAGGCCACATAAACCCAATGCTCCAACTTGCCAATCTACTCTACTCCAAAGGCTTCAGTATCACCATCCTCCACACCAACTTCAACAAGCCCAAAACATCCAACTACCCTCACTTCACTTTCAAATTCATCCTCGACAACGATCCACACGACGGGCGCTATTCCAATCTACCGTTACATGGCATGGGCGCTTTTAACCGCGTTTTCGTGTTCAACGAAGATGGTGCAGATGAATTGCGCCATGAACTTGAACTGTTAATGTTAGCATCGAAAGAAGATGACGAACATGTATCGTGTTTAATCACCGATGCGCTTTGGCACTTCACGCAATCGGTTGCTGATAGCCTTAGTCTCCCACGGCTTGTTTTGAGGACAAGTAGCCTGTTTTCTTTTCTTATTTATGCTTCGATTCCCCTTCTTGATGATCGCGGTTACCTCAGTCTTTCCGACAACACCATGGCACTTATTCTTGATGGTCTTGGTTATCACGATCTTTCTGATAACAAAC GTCTGGAAGAACAAGTGGAAGAGTTTCCTATGCTGAAAGTGAAAGACATCGTAAAGATGGGGTTCAAGAGAGAGAAGGACGGCGCTGGAGGCATGATCGATAACATGGTGAAACAGACGAAAACATCTTCAGGAATCATATGGAACTCCTTCAAGGAACTTGAAGAGTCCGAGCTTGAAACCATTCGTCGTGACATTCCAGCACCGAGTTTTCCGATACCATTCGCCAAGCATTTCACAGCCTCATCCAGCAGCTTACTAGAACACGATCGATCCTTTTTTCCTTGGTTAGACCAACAACCGCCCAAATCTGTAGTTTATGTTAGTTTCGGTAGTGTTGCTCAAGTGGAGGAGAAACATTTTATGGAAATGGTTCATGGCTTGGTTGATAGCAAGCAGTTGTTTTTATGGGTGGTTCGACCTGGGTTTGTTAGCGGTTCAACATGGCTTGAGCCATTGCCTGATGGGTTCCCAGGTGAGAGGGGGCGGATAGTGAAATGGGCTCCTCAGCAAGAAGTGCTAGGTCATGAAGCGATTGGTGCATTTTGGACCCATGGTGGGTGGAACTCGACGCTTGAAAGTGTTTGTGAAGGCGTTCCTATGATTTGCTCGCCTTTTTGGGGAGATCAACCGTTGGATGCGAGATACGTGAGCGATGTCTGGAAGGTTGGGGTGTATTTGGAGAATGGGTGGAAAAGAGAAGAGATAACAGGTGCAATTAGACGCGTAATGACGGATGAGGAAATGAGAGAAAGAGCAAGAGTTTTGAAACAAAAGTTGGATGTTTCTTTGATGAAAGGGGGCTCTTCATATGAGTCAGTAGAGTCTCTAGTTGCGTATGTATCTTCATTCTAA